AAGACACGCTCGGAGAGCTTGAAGCTCGGCAGATTCCCGTCTCGAGTATTGCACCGTTTGGGCTCGATGCTGATCTCACATCACACGCAAAGCCGCACCCGGGCTATGGTGGCTCGATTGCGAATGCCGCGCGTGATCTCGCACAGCACGTGAGCGAGGGGTGGCGGATCGTTTTGACGACGGCGGGCGCGGGAACCGGGCGCCACATTGCCGAGGCGCTCACGCAGGCCGGAGTCGCGGCGCGCTTTAGCGCCGACCTCGACGAGGAGCTTTCCGCGACTCACGTGAGCATTACGACCGGGCCAATTACCGAGGGCGTCCTCCTCGAGGACGTCAAGATTATGCTCATGTGCGAGCGGGACATGACGGGCAAATCCGCTGCGCGCCGCTCCAGCAGCAAGAAGCTCGCCTCGCGCAGGCGTGCGAGCGTTGACCCGCTCCAGCTTTCTCCCGGCGATTACGTGGTGCACAATCACCATGGAGTCGGGCGGTTTGTGGAGATGACGAGCCGCACCGTGGGCACGGGCGATAAGCGTGCGACACGCGAGTATATCGTGATCGAGTATGCGAGCTCGAAGAAAGGCCAGCCGGGTGACCGGCTGTACGTGCCGAGTGATCAGCTTGATCAGGTCACGAAGTACGTTGGCGGCGAGACGCCGAGCGTGAACAAGATGGGGGGAAGCGACTGGTCGAAGACTAAATCGCGCGCACGCAAAGCCATCCGCGAGATCGCCGACGAGCTCGTGCGGCTCTATAGCGAACGCCAGCGAAGCTCAGGCTTTGCTTTTTCGCCTGACACACCGTGGCAGCATGAACTCGAGGATGCTTTCGAATATACGGAAACTCCTGATCAGCTCTCGACGATCGACGATATTAAGCGGGACATGGAAAAGCCTCTCCCGATGGATCGTCTCGTGTGTGGCGACGTGGGCTATGGCAAAACCGAGGTTGCGGTACGCGCAGCATTCAAGGCTGTCCAAGACGGTAAGCAGGTTGCGGTTCTATGCCCCACGACCCTTCTCGCCCAGCAGCACATCGAAACGTTTACTGAGCGCTACGCGGGATTCCCCGTGAACGTGCGAGGCCTTTCGCGGTTCCAGACCCCGTCCGAGTCGAAAGCTGTGATCGAAGGACTCAAGGACGGCTCGGTTGACGTGGTGATTGGCACCCACCGCCTGATCACAGGGCAGGTGCGATTCAAGGATCTTGGCCTCATCATCGTTGATGAGGAGCAGCGCTTTGGGGTTGAACACAAGGAAACGCTCAAGGCGCTTCGCACGAATGTTGACGTGCTCTCGATGTCGGCGACGCCGATCCCGCGAACTCTCGAAATGGCCGTGACCGGCATTCGAGAACTTTCTACGCTTGCCACGGCCCCCGAGGAACGCCACCCCGTGCTGACGTACGTCGGTGCCCACGAGGACGCACAGGTGAAGGCCGCGATTAGGCGCGAGCTGCTTCGTGAGGGTCAGGTGTTCTACATTCACAACCGCGTGGAAGATATTGACCGTACCGCCGAGCACTTGCGCGAGCTCGTGCCCGATGCGCGCGTGGAGGTTGCCCACGGCAAACTGAATGAGGCTCAGCTCGAGCGGGTCATTCTTGACTTCTGGGAAAAGCGCTTCGACGTGCTCGTGTGTACGACGATCGTCGAGACGGGACTCGATATCTCGAGCGCGAACACTCTCATTGTTGAAAACGCCGACCGTTTTGGGCTCTCGCAGCTTCACCAGCTCCGCGGCCGCGTGGGTCGTTCGCGAGATCGTGCCTACGCCTACTTCCTGTATCCGCCGGCAAAACCGCTCACGGAAACGGCTCACGATCGCCTGACGACCCTTGCAACGCATTCCGAGCTTGGCGCCGGCATGCAGGTCGCGATGAAAGACCTCGAGATCCGCGGCGCGGGCAACCTCCTCGGCGGGGAGCAGTCGGGGCACATCGCGGGCGTCGGCTTTGACCTGTACGTGCGCATGGTTGGCGAGGCTGTCGCGGCGTTCAAGGGTGAACTCGACCAAGGTGCGAAGGAGACGAAGGTCGAACTCCCACTCAACGCACACATCCCCGTCGAATACATCGATTCCGAGCGTCTGCGCCTCGAAGCGTATTCAAAGATTTCGGCGGCGAAGAGCGCGGACGAACTCGAAGGCGTGCGTGCCGAGGTCGAAGACCGCTACGGCAAGCCACCAGCCGAGGTCGAGCGACTCTTCCACGTCGCGCGTTTCCGCTTGGATGCCTCCGAGGTGGGCATCGACGAGGTGCAGGTGCAAGGCAAGATGATTCGTTTTGCCCACGTCGAAGTCTCCGACAGCGTCCAATTGAAGCTTCGCCGGCTGTACCCGGGAACTGTTCTCAAGCCTGCTCTTCGCCAGGTGCTCATTCCACACCCGCGAACCCAGCGCATTGGGGGCATTCCGCTTGCTGATGAGGAACTGCTTGAGTTTTGTCGCGGCGTGCTGGCGCACCTCAAGCCCGAGTGGGCGAAAGAACGCGGCATCGAGGTCGCTGAGCAACCGTCGGAACCTTCCCGCCCCCGTACTTTCGGTCAACGTTCGCCACGCGCGAGCAGGCTCGAGAATTCGCGTCGCGACGCGCCGCAAGGGACACGCCAGGCGGGTCTTGGACGAAAGGGACATGCGTGATGAACGGTTCTTTTTCGGGTGAGCTCAAGGTTGTTCCCGTCTCGCCTCTGAACGCGCCGGGGCTCATGACCTCGCGGGGCTGGGATGTTCTCAGGGAAGCCCAAAGCGTGGCACTGTCGTGCGCGCACCCGGCGTGGGAGGCACACGTGCGCGAGGCCGGGATCGAGTGCGTGCGACTTGAAAGCGCAAGTGCACACGAGCTTGCGCGCTCGGTCGGCGAGTGGCTCGGGGATTCCGACGGCTGCCCGGGTGGGTATCTCGCCTGGCTCTGCGATTCCGAGCACCCCCACCTTCCGTCGCCGATCGAGACGATTGGCGCGCTCGAAGAGGCCTCCGGTGGGCCCATCGATGCGGATTATGTTTTCGCGTCCCCCGTCGCTCCCGGCGCTGCGGTCGTCGAGTCGGTGAGGATTATGCACGAGCTTCGCAGCCCGGGGGGCGATCCGTGGAGCGCTGCCCAGACACACGGTTCTCTTTCGCGATACTTGCTCGAGGAAACCCACGAGGTTCTTGCCGAACTTGAGCGCGAGCCGATTCGTACATCGGAGCTCGTTGACGAGTTCGGGGACCTGCTGTTTCAGCTCGTGATTCATGCGCGAATCGGCATGGAGGAAGCTGAGCCGTGGACGCTGGATTCGGTTGCCCGGTCTCTCAACGCGAAGATGTATCGCCGAAACCCGCATGTGTTTGGACCCGAGCGCGAGGATTTGAGCGTCGAAGAGATTACGGCGCGGTGGGACCGCATCAAGTCGCAGGAGAAGCCGCGCCGGAGCCTCGGCGAAGGCATTCCGCTCGCGCTTCCGGCGCTTCAGCGCGCCTTCAAAATTGCCGCGCGTGCCGAGGCAGAGGGGCGCACAGAAGAGCTACGTGAACTCCTCAGCGAGGTCGCCCCGCACGACAGCGACGGAGCGCGACTCATGACCATTGCGATCGCGGCGGCGCGACGTGACGACGACCCGGAATCGGCGCTGCGTACGCTCGTGTCTCGGCTCGAAGCCGAGCTTCTTCGCGACTGAAGTCCCACCCTGTGACGTGGGACTCATGCGCCGCGCCCGAGGTGTGAGTGCCCCTTCAGGGAGATCACACATTTCACACTAGACTTGAGGGCGAAGGTCAAAGGCGACCCGCCACTTGAAAATCCTGACTAAGGAGGCCATCTCATGGCATTCATCTTCGACGTTCGCGGTCGCGAGATTCTCGATTCGCGCGGCAACCCCACCGTTGAGGTCGTTCTGACGACCGACGAGGGCTACCAGTTCCTCGGCCAGGTTCCTTCGGGCGCCTCGACCGGTGCTTTCGAGGCCGTTGAGCGCCGCGATGGTGACAAGGGCCGTTACCTCGGCAAGGGCGTTTCGCAGGCTGCTGCCGCGGTCGCCGAAGAGCTCTCCGAGAAGATCGAGGGCATGGATGTTACCGACCAGCGTGCGATTGACCTTGCGATGATCGAGGCTGACGGCACCGACAACAAGGGCAAGATTGGCGCAAACGCCATCCTCGGCGTGTCGATCGCCGTGGCAAAGGCCGCTGCTGCCGAGGCTGAACTTCCCCTCTACCGTTACGTGGGCGGCCCGAACGCGCACGTGCTCCCCGTTCCCATGATGAACATCCTCAACGGCGGCTCGCACGCTGATTCGAACGTGGACATCCAGGAATTCATGATCGCCCCGATCGGTGCCCCGACTTTCGTTGAGGCCGTCCGCATGGGCGCCGAGGTTTACCACAACCTCAAGAAGGTTCTTCACGATCGCAGCCTCGCCACCGGTCTTGGTGACGAGGGCGGCTTTGCCCCGAACCTTGAGTCGAACCGTGCCGCTCTCGACCTCATCATCGAGGCTATCGAGAAGGCGGGCTTCACCCCGGGTAAGGACGTCGCACTTGCGCTCGACGTCGCTGCCTCGGAGTTCTACGAAGACGGCTCCTACCTCTTCGAAGGTGAGAAGAAGTCGGCCGAAGACATGATCGCCTACTACAGCGAGCTCGTGGATGCCTACCCGCTCGTGTCGATCGAGGACCCGCTCGATGAGGAAGACTGGGACGGCTGGGTTGCCATCACCGAGAAGCTCGGCAAGAAGGTCCAGCTCGTTGGCGACGACCTCTTTGTGACCAACCCCGTGCGCCTCGGTAAGGGCATCGAAAATGGTGCCGCCAACGCGCTCCTCGTGAAGGTCAACCAGATCGGCACTCTCACCGAAACCTTCGAGGCCGTGGATCTGGCGACCCGCAATGGCTTCTCCTCGATGATGTCGCACCGTTCGGGCGAGACCGAGGACACGACCATTGCTGATCTCGCCGTCGCGCTTGGCACCGGCCAGATCAAGACCGGTGCTCCCGCTCGCGGCGAGCGCGTGAACAAGTACAACCAGCTCATCCGCATTGAAGATGAGCTTGGCGACTCGGCCGTGTACGCGGGCGCTTCGGCATTCCCGCGCTTCAAGGCCTGAGCAGTTTACGATAGGGCGTATGCCTGATTCAGTAACGCGCCGTAGGAGCGCCCCGTCGTCACCGGCGGGGCGCTCCTCGGCGTCACGGCGGCGCCAAAGCGCCGCCCCATCGGCCCTGGCTGCACGGCCGAGCCGCCGCCCGGCATCCGGCCGCACAAAGACCCCCCGTAGGAATACCTCCCGTGCGCAAGGATCGGTAAGAGCTGGCGCCCGCAAGGTGCTCACGCCCATCGCGGGGCTTACGGGCCGCTCGCTCGTGTTGCTCGCGATTACCCTGATCGCGCTCGTGGCGCTCGTACCAACCGTCAACGGGTACGTCATGCAGCAGCAACGACTCAGCAGCCTGCGGGCGCATGTTGCCGAGCAAGAGCGAGAGGTTGAGGGCCTCGAAGCCGAGGTGGCCCGGTGGCAGGATCCAACGTTCGTCTCCGCGCAGGCTCGCAAACGCTTGCTGTTTGCCTACCCCGGGGAAACGCAATATCGTTTGACGGATTCGAGCGGCGCCGAGGTGCCCCAGACCGAGCAGGCGGCTCATGAGGAAGAAGCCGCAAAAACCGCGTGGTTCGGCACGATGTGGGATTCGCTTGTGGCTGCGAGTCAGGCTGCACCGCCCGAGGATCCCGCCGCTACTTTAGGCCCGTAGGGTCCATAGACCGAAAGGTTTCAGTGCTCCATGCCCACCCCGCTTGAACCACTTCCGTTCGAGAGCGAGGCAACCGAGGGCGATCTTGCCCTCATGGCCCGTCAACTTGGCCGCACGATGCGCGGCGTCCACTCGATTGCACGTCGCTGCGCGTGCGGAGCGCCCGCCGTCGTCCGCACGACACCACGGCTTCCCGATGGTTCCCCTTTCCCCACCAGTCTCTATCTCACGCTACCGTCGATGGTCGAGGCCTGCTCGCGTCTCGAAGCGCGCGGGCTGCTCGCCGAGTGGACGGCTGAACTCGAGGGGAGCGAGGAGCTCAAAGAGCGCTATGCGCGCGCCCACGAACGCTATCTGGTGCGTCGCGCCGAGCTTGGCAACGCCGAGGAAATTGAGGGCATCAGTGCGGGCGGAATGCCGTCGCGAGTAAAGTGCCTGCACGCGGTGGTTGGTCAGGCCCTCGCAGAGGGGCCCGGCGTGAATCCCTTTGGTGACCGCGCGCTTGAGATGGCTTCCGCTGAAACAACTATCGACCGATGTCGCTGCGAGGTTACGCCTGCAACGCTTGAGGAGGCAGAAAAGTGAGCCGCCGCGTCGCCGCGATTGATTGCGGCACCAATTCGATTCGACTTCTCGTTGCCGAGGAGGATTCCGACGGCTCCCTGCGCGACATCGCCCGCGATATGAAAATTGTGCGCCTTGGTTACGGGGTCGATCGCACGGGGCGCCTTGACCCCGAGGCGATCGCGCGCACGCTCGACGCGACGCGCGAATACGCGAAAGTCATTGAAACGAGCGACGTCGAGGGCGTGCGGTTTGCCGCCACGAGTGCAAGCCGTGATGCTGAGAACCGTGCCGAGTTTATCGATGGCGTGCGGGAAATTCTCGGGATCGAACCCGAAGTTATTGAGGGAACGGAAGAAGCAAGTCTCAGCTACCGTGGCGCTGTGGCAACGCTCCCGGATCCTGGACCATCGCCGCGCCTCATTGTTGACATTGGCGGGGGCTCGACCGAGCTCGTGTATGGCGAAGATGAGCCGCTCGCCGAAGTAAGCCTCGATATGGGCTCGGTGCGCCTCACTGAAAGGCATTTGAGCGCGGATCGCGTAAGCGAAGGCGACATCGAAGCCGCGACGCGCGACATAGATGCGCTGCTCGACTCAGCCGCGCGCGCAATCGATTTCGCGTCGGTGCGAGGCATCGTGGGCGTCGCAGGAACCGTGACGACGCTGACTGCCATCGCCCTGGGTCTCGAGGAATACACGCCTGAGTTGAGCCACGGTGCGAGCATCGATCCCGAGGATTTCACGGCGCTCAGCTACCGAATTCTTCGCTCGAGCTCCACGGAGCTTTCGGCGTTTCCGGCGATCCACCCCGGTCGGGTTGACGTGATCGGCGCGGGAGCGCTGATCTGGGCGCGAATTCTCGAGCGCGTGGCGAACGAGGGGAGCCTCGAACGCGTCACCACAAGCGAACACGACATCCTGGATGGGCTCGCCATGAGCGTGCTCGATTCACTCAGTTTGGAAAAGCCCCAGCGTGATTGAATTGCATCGTTAGCGATGTGGAAAGGCAAGTTCACACACATGAACATCAATTCAGGAAACAAGCCGCACGTTCTCGTTCTCGGTGGCGGCAGCGTTGGCATGAACGTCGCAGCCGAACTGCGTAAGAAGGCTGGCAACAACGTTGCCATCACGGTCGTGGACACGCGCCCGTACCTCACGTACCAGCCGTTCCTGCCCGAAGTTGGCGCCGGTGCGATTGACCCGCGCAACGTTCTCGCTCCGCTGCGCAAGGTCCTGCAGGGGACGAAGGTCGTGACGGGCGCGGTCGAGAAAATCTCGCATGCGGATCGCGTCGTGACCGTCGCCCTCGAAGGCGAAGAGTCGATTGAGATTAGCTACGACTACCTTGTCGTGGGGCTCGGCTCCGTTCCGCGTACGCTCCCGATTCCGGGCCTCGCGGAAAACGCGATTGGCTTCAAGTGGGTCGAGGAAGCCGTCGCTGTGCGCGACCGCATTCTCAGCAACCTCGCTGAGGCTGCGTCGACCAAGGATCCGGAAACCCGCAAGCGTCTGTTGACCTTCACGTTCGTGGGCGGCGGCTTCGCGGGCTCGGAAGCCCTTGCTGAAGCAGAAGACATGGTCTCCGCTGCCCTCCAGTACTACCCGGATCTCCACCCCTCGGATGTCCGCTTCGTCATGATCGAAGCCATGGGCCGGATTCTCCCGGAGGTGGGCGAGGAACTCGGCAAGTATGCGCTCAAGCAGTTCCGTGAGCGCGGTATCGAGGTGAAGCTCGAAACGTTCCTCAACTCGTGTGAGAACGGCATCGTCAAGACCTCCGATGGCGACGAGTTCGCCTCCGACCTCATCGTGTGGTGCGCCGGCATCAAGCCGAACCCCGTTCTCGAGAACTCGGATTTGCCGCTCAACCAGACCGGTCGACTCGACTGCCTCGCGGATCTGCGCGTCAAGAGCGAAGATGGCCCCCTCGAAGGTGTTTTCGCCGCGGGCGACTGCACGACCGTGCCGGACCTCGCCTCGGGCGAAGGCAAGGTATGCCCGCCGAACGCTCAGCATGCTGTGCGCCAGGCCAAGACCCTCGCCGACAACGTGGCACGTGCGATCGATTCGCGCCCGCTCGTGGACTACTACCACAAGAACCTCGGCACGATGGCAACCCTCGGCATGTTCAAGGGCGTTGGCACGCTGTTCATCGGTGACAAGAAGGTGGAGCTCAAGGGCCTTCCGGCATGGCTCGGCGCCCGCGCCTACCACGTTTACGCGATGCCTACGCTCGGTCGAAAGGCCGGTGTCGTCGCGGGTTGGGCAAGCTCCCTTCTTGGCAACCGCGAAATCCTCGGCATTGCGCAGACGACCGAACCGCGCAAGGCCTTTGAACTCGCAGCAGCTTCAACCCCGAAGAAGAAGTAACTTTTGAGCATAAGCGCGTAGTTTTCTCGTGCGCATACGCAAGGCCCGGCACCTCGAGGTGCCGGGCCTTGCTGCTCTCGAAGTGGGGTAACTATGCTTGAGAGAGCGCATGCGCGAGAACAACACAGGCGTTGATGAAGGCCGGCAAGCGTCGGCCCCACGCGCCCCCGAACTGAGCCGGAGATGCCATGGAAATTTACATCCGTCCACATGCCGATGACGCGAGCAAGATCGTTGCCGATCACATCGAAGCGGTGATCCGCGAGGCGAACGGTGGCCCGGTCACGCTCGGTCTTGCCACGGGTTCGTCTCCAATTGCGGCGTATGACGAGCTCGCACGCCGCCACCGCGAGGAGGGGCTGAGCTTTGCGGAGGTCACGGTGTTCATGCTGGACGAATACGTGGGACTTTCTCCCGAGCACCCGCAAAGCTACGCACGCTTTATTCGCGAGCACCTCGTGGAGAAGGTTGACCTTGACCCCGAAAAGGTGTTTTGCCCCCGCGGTGACACCGGCGACCCGGCTCTGGAAGCAGCGCGCTATGATGCCGCAATCAAGGATGCGGGTGGTGTCGACCTTCAGCTTCTCGGAGTGGGGGCGACCGGCCACATCGGATTCAACGAACCTGGCACGTCGCTCGCCTCGCGCACGCACCTCGTGACCCTTACACCGAAGACCATTGCCGATAACGCACGATTCTTCGAGTCGAAGGATGACGTTCCCGTACACGCGATTAGCCAGGGCGTTGGTACCATCCGCGAGGCCAAGAAGCTTCTCCTGATCGCCACTGGCGAGAATAAAGCTGAAGCCATTCGCCAGACGATCGAGGGTGGCGTGAGCGCACGCTGGACTTCGACCGCGCTTCAGCTGCACGAAGATGCGACGATCGTCGTGGACAGCGCCGCGGCTTCGAAGCTTGACTACCTCGACTACTACCGCTTTATCGACGCGAACCGTCAGTAAGCAGCCCCTGCGCGAGGTTTTCGTCTCGCTGGCCCGGTGCAAAGCTTCGCTTTGACCGGGCCTTTCTTACAATGGGCTGCATGTCCCAAACCCAAAATGCACCCTCAACAGACGCGCCTTTGTCGCGCCTCGATTCTTTCTTCTCGATTTCGAAGCGCGGCTCGACCGTTGGGCGTGAAGTACGCGGCGGCATGGTCACGTTCTTCGCGATGTGTTACATCATCGTGCTCAATCCGCTCATCATTGGCACAGTCCCGGATTCCACCGGCATGTATCTCGGAGGCGGAACCGAGCCCAACATGCCCGCTGTCGCTGCGGGCACCGCGCTGATCGCCGCAATCTGCTCGATCTTCATGGGGGCGTGGGCGAACTTCCCCCTCGCGATGGCTGCGGGGCTCGGCCTCAACGCTTATCTTGCCTACGGTGTCGTTTCTTTGCCCGGAATGACGTGGGCGGGGGCTATGGGCCTCGTTCTCGTGGAGGGCGTCATTATCCTCCTGCTCGTGCTCACGGGTTTCCGTAAGGCCGTGTTCCTGGCGGTTCCGCAGTTCTTGAAAACCGCCATTGCCGTGGGGATGGGGCTCTTTATCGCTTTCATTGGCCTCATCAACGCGCGCTTTGTGACAACCGGTGGTGGCACGCCTGTACAACTCGGCAACTCCGGTTCGCTCATTGGCTGGCCCACTGCTGTGTTCGTCTTTGGTCTCGTCCTCATGATCCTGCTCTGGGTGAGGAAAGTTCCCGGCGCTATTCTCATTGCCATCATCGCCGCCACCGTGCTTGCCATTGTTGTGGAGAACACCGTGGGAATCGGCCAGTTTGCTCCCGCGACTGACGCCGATGCCGGTAATCCCTACGGTTGGTCCATGAATGTGCCGGCGCTCAGTACAAGCGCCTTCGCGCTTCCAGATCTTGGCACGCTGTTCCAGGTCGACCCGATCGGCGGCTTGCGCGCGGTGGGCGTCGTAGGCGCCATCATCGTGGTGTTCTCCCTCCTCCTCGCGGACTTTTTCGACACGATGGGCACGATGGTTGCCGTGGGCACCGAAGCTGGCCTCGTGGACGAGAACAGTGACGTTGAAAATAGCCAGCGTGTGCTCGTCGCCGATTCCGTGGGCGCAATCATGGGTGGCGTCGGCGGTGTCTCCTCCAACACGAGTTTCGTGGAAAGCGCGACGGGTGTGGGTGAAGGTGCTCGTACGGGTCTCGCCACCGTCGTGACGGGCCTGTGCTTCCTCATCGCGATGTTCTTGTCGCCAATCGTTGCGCTCGTTCCCTACGAGGCGGCAACGCCAGCGCTAGTTCTCGTGGGCTTCCTCATGATGAGTCAAGTGGTCGAGATCGACTTCAGCGATCTCACGAAGGCGATCCCGGCCTTCCTCACGATCATCCTTATGCCGTTCGCGTACTCCGTCACCGTTGGCATGGGTGCGGGCTTCATCATGTATGTGGTCATCCAGATCGTCGTGGGTAACGCCAAGAAGGTGCACTGGCTCATGTACGTTGTGAGCGCGCTTTTCGTGCTGTATTTCCTCCGTGACGCACTCACGGGGCTGCTCGGACTTTGACGCGCTTGCGATGAGCCACGCGCGTTCCGTGCGGCGATCAGGCACAATGGAAGTCATGACGCGAGCCGACTTGACGAAGAACCCCGC
The window above is part of the Dermabacter vaginalis genome. Proteins encoded here:
- the mfd gene encoding transcription-repair coupling factor, with translation MSIAPVLAAAAQSADLARFAEADFSHESLSVIATSGMHPLYLADEASRRGPMAPLVVVTATTREAEDLAAQVEAFVPGAKVALFPAWETLPHERLSPRSDTVARRLSTLYTLAHPEETGGVEVLMMPVRALVQPMARGLEKLAPVHLERGEFIEIDELVEKLVGAAYSRVDMVSARGEFAVRGGIVDVFPPTLSHPVRLDFFGDELEEIRYFSVADQRSLEETLEVVDAPACREILLTDEVRERARTAIEQLPGAADLLGRLAEGIAVEGMESLTPLLVGEMVSLVDVLPAKSSVVFVEPERIRTRVEELVRTTDEFLEAAWTSAAQGGAVPIDVAQASFSTLEDTLGELEARQIPVSSIAPFGLDADLTSHAKPHPGYGGSIANAARDLAQHVSEGWRIVLTTAGAGTGRHIAEALTQAGVAARFSADLDEELSATHVSITTGPITEGVLLEDVKIMLMCERDMTGKSAARRSSSKKLASRRRASVDPLQLSPGDYVVHNHHGVGRFVEMTSRTVGTGDKRATREYIVIEYASSKKGQPGDRLYVPSDQLDQVTKYVGGETPSVNKMGGSDWSKTKSRARKAIREIADELVRLYSERQRSSGFAFSPDTPWQHELEDAFEYTETPDQLSTIDDIKRDMEKPLPMDRLVCGDVGYGKTEVAVRAAFKAVQDGKQVAVLCPTTLLAQQHIETFTERYAGFPVNVRGLSRFQTPSESKAVIEGLKDGSVDVVIGTHRLITGQVRFKDLGLIIVDEEQRFGVEHKETLKALRTNVDVLSMSATPIPRTLEMAVTGIRELSTLATAPEERHPVLTYVGAHEDAQVKAAIRRELLREGQVFYIHNRVEDIDRTAEHLRELVPDARVEVAHGKLNEAQLERVILDFWEKRFDVLVCTTIVETGLDISSANTLIVENADRFGLSQLHQLRGRVGRSRDRAYAYFLYPPAKPLTETAHDRLTTLATHSELGAGMQVAMKDLEIRGAGNLLGGEQSGHIAGVGFDLYVRMVGEAVAAFKGELDQGAKETKVELPLNAHIPVEYIDSERLRLEAYSKISAAKSADELEGVRAEVEDRYGKPPAEVERLFHVARFRLDASEVGIDEVQVQGKMIRFAHVEVSDSVQLKLRRLYPGTVLKPALRQVLIPHPRTQRIGGIPLADEELLEFCRGVLAHLKPEWAKERGIEVAEQPSEPSRPRTFGQRSPRASRLENSRRDAPQGTRQAGLGRKGHA
- a CDS encoding MazG nucleotide pyrophosphohydrolase domain-containing protein; its protein translation is MNGSFSGELKVVPVSPLNAPGLMTSRGWDVLREAQSVALSCAHPAWEAHVREAGIECVRLESASAHELARSVGEWLGDSDGCPGGYLAWLCDSEHPHLPSPIETIGALEEASGGPIDADYVFASPVAPGAAVVESVRIMHELRSPGGDPWSAAQTHGSLSRYLLEETHEVLAELEREPIRTSELVDEFGDLLFQLVIHARIGMEEAEPWTLDSVARSLNAKMYRRNPHVFGPEREDLSVEEITARWDRIKSQEKPRRSLGEGIPLALPALQRAFKIAARAEAEGRTEELRELLSEVAPHDSDGARLMTIAIAAARRDDDPESALRTLVSRLEAELLRD
- the eno gene encoding phosphopyruvate hydratase, giving the protein MAFIFDVRGREILDSRGNPTVEVVLTTDEGYQFLGQVPSGASTGAFEAVERRDGDKGRYLGKGVSQAAAAVAEELSEKIEGMDVTDQRAIDLAMIEADGTDNKGKIGANAILGVSIAVAKAAAAEAELPLYRYVGGPNAHVLPVPMMNILNGGSHADSNVDIQEFMIAPIGAPTFVEAVRMGAEVYHNLKKVLHDRSLATGLGDEGGFAPNLESNRAALDLIIEAIEKAGFTPGKDVALALDVAASEFYEDGSYLFEGEKKSAEDMIAYYSELVDAYPLVSIEDPLDEEDWDGWVAITEKLGKKVQLVGDDLFVTNPVRLGKGIENGAANALLVKVNQIGTLTETFEAVDLATRNGFSSMMSHRSGETEDTTIADLAVALGTGQIKTGAPARGERVNKYNQLIRIEDELGDSAVYAGASAFPRFKA
- a CDS encoding FtsB family cell division protein, with amino-acid sequence MLTPIAGLTGRSLVLLAITLIALVALVPTVNGYVMQQQRLSSLRAHVAEQEREVEGLEAEVARWQDPTFVSAQARKRLLFAYPGETQYRLTDSSGAEVPQTEQAAHEEEAAKTAWFGTMWDSLVAASQAAPPEDPAATLGP
- a CDS encoding DUF501 domain-containing protein; translated protein: MPTPLEPLPFESEATEGDLALMARQLGRTMRGVHSIARRCACGAPAVVRTTPRLPDGSPFPTSLYLTLPSMVEACSRLEARGLLAEWTAELEGSEELKERYARAHERYLVRRAELGNAEEIEGISAGGMPSRVKCLHAVVGQALAEGPGVNPFGDRALEMASAETTIDRCRCEVTPATLEEAEK
- a CDS encoding Ppx/GppA phosphatase family protein, with protein sequence MSRRVAAIDCGTNSIRLLVAEEDSDGSLRDIARDMKIVRLGYGVDRTGRLDPEAIARTLDATREYAKVIETSDVEGVRFAATSASRDAENRAEFIDGVREILGIEPEVIEGTEEASLSYRGAVATLPDPGPSPRLIVDIGGGSTELVYGEDEPLAEVSLDMGSVRLTERHLSADRVSEGDIEAATRDIDALLDSAARAIDFASVRGIVGVAGTVTTLTAIALGLEEYTPELSHGASIDPEDFTALSYRILRSSSTELSAFPAIHPGRVDVIGAGALIWARILERVANEGSLERVTTSEHDILDGLAMSVLDSLSLEKPQRD
- a CDS encoding NAD(P)/FAD-dependent oxidoreductase; protein product: MNINSGNKPHVLVLGGGSVGMNVAAELRKKAGNNVAITVVDTRPYLTYQPFLPEVGAGAIDPRNVLAPLRKVLQGTKVVTGAVEKISHADRVVTVALEGEESIEISYDYLVVGLGSVPRTLPIPGLAENAIGFKWVEEAVAVRDRILSNLAEAASTKDPETRKRLLTFTFVGGGFAGSEALAEAEDMVSAALQYYPDLHPSDVRFVMIEAMGRILPEVGEELGKYALKQFRERGIEVKLETFLNSCENGIVKTSDGDEFASDLIVWCAGIKPNPVLENSDLPLNQTGRLDCLADLRVKSEDGPLEGVFAAGDCTTVPDLASGEGKVCPPNAQHAVRQAKTLADNVARAIDSRPLVDYYHKNLGTMATLGMFKGVGTLFIGDKKVELKGLPAWLGARAYHVYAMPTLGRKAGVVAGWASSLLGNREILGIAQTTEPRKAFELAAASTPKKK
- the nagB gene encoding glucosamine-6-phosphate deaminase → MEIYIRPHADDASKIVADHIEAVIREANGGPVTLGLATGSSPIAAYDELARRHREEGLSFAEVTVFMLDEYVGLSPEHPQSYARFIREHLVEKVDLDPEKVFCPRGDTGDPALEAARYDAAIKDAGGVDLQLLGVGATGHIGFNEPGTSLASRTHLVTLTPKTIADNARFFESKDDVPVHAISQGVGTIREAKKLLLIATGENKAEAIRQTIEGGVSARWTSTALQLHEDATIVVDSAAASKLDYLDYYRFIDANRQ
- a CDS encoding NCS2 family permease; translation: MGCMSQTQNAPSTDAPLSRLDSFFSISKRGSTVGREVRGGMVTFFAMCYIIVLNPLIIGTVPDSTGMYLGGGTEPNMPAVAAGTALIAAICSIFMGAWANFPLAMAAGLGLNAYLAYGVVSLPGMTWAGAMGLVLVEGVIILLLVLTGFRKAVFLAVPQFLKTAIAVGMGLFIAFIGLINARFVTTGGGTPVQLGNSGSLIGWPTAVFVFGLVLMILLWVRKVPGAILIAIIAATVLAIVVENTVGIGQFAPATDADAGNPYGWSMNVPALSTSAFALPDLGTLFQVDPIGGLRAVGVVGAIIVVFSLLLADFFDTMGTMVAVGTEAGLVDENSDVENSQRVLVADSVGAIMGGVGGVSSNTSFVESATGVGEGARTGLATVVTGLCFLIAMFLSPIVALVPYEAATPALVLVGFLMMSQVVEIDFSDLTKAIPAFLTIILMPFAYSVTVGMGAGFIMYVVIQIVVGNAKKVHWLMYVVSALFVLYFLRDALTGLLGL